The nucleotide sequence ATAATATAGTTCATTCTTGGGGCTGGATTTCAGCATCCATTTCTATGATTATTAAAACATCCAAATTACCATTAAACAGCCAGTTCATTACCTGTGTCATGGTGCTTAAGGCAAAAAAGCTCAGACTTAAGACAAGCATTTCCATATAAAGCCATCATTGAGGGGTGCTGTCAATGGTAGTGTTTCGTAAGtaacattacatcttacacGAATCACTTTACCTTTTGAATCCGACTCCTAAGACTCAACATAATGTTATGCCTATCTTAGATCAAACACTGAAGACTGCCAAATATCCAGCGTATGATGTCATAAAAAGATAGTGCAGTTTCTCTTTTGGCAGAGTCGGAGGCGGCTTTTGCGATTACTTTGGCTGGGCAGATTTCCAGTCAGAGAGCCTGTGTCTGCTCTCAACGGCCGCAGCCTTCAGGCTCCACCTCACTGTACATAAATAATGTTCTGCTCCATGTTGAACTATTTATGCCCATGAAAACTGAGAGGAGAATCAATAGCACCAGTGATTTTATGTCTTTAGTGTCATACTTTCTGCACGGCTATctacattattttatgtttgtcaCTTCTGAACTTAAATATTCACCATGGCATGATCAAATATTCCTACAAGATTATTTATTACACGACTGTTACtacataaaatgaaaagaacacAAATCAGGCACCGCAAATTAATATCAATCTTTATTGTATTTAGAAATCCACGCATCAAatcttttttcttattttttccttttccatttACAACAGGGAAGAATGAGGGACAAGCTAAACGTCATGCCTTTCCCAGCAGGCGCGATGCACTACAGGATGGGCTGAAATGGAATGGGTGTGGGGCGGGGAGATACATAAAGTGCTTTTGTCAacagttttcttcttttaatacAAAAAAGGATCAAAACAAAAGGTTAGAGGGTGGAGGGAGAGGACGCAGGGGTCCATGGACGTGATGACATGAATGCATGTGAAGTAGGTGAAGGAGGGGAGAAGGTTGATGTGGAGGAAGAGAGTGGTAAGGGgtatttatctttaaaaaataaaaataaaaagtgttcaaatgaaaaaacaaaaacaaaaacaaaacaagtggtCTCAACCCAGGATGAGGCTGGACTTGCCACCAGGTGGGTTTCTTCGGCTGCCAGTGGCAGCGTTGGCACCTCCCGACGGGGCCGAGGGCTGTGGCTCCTTCTGCTGCTCCTCTTGCTCCCCCTCCACGTCGTCAGGACACTCTACAGGCGcaacaaaaagacaacactTTAATGCAAAGCATGTGAGTGAGAGTGGGCGAAATGTAATGAATGTTATCACAGTCTGTTTCTGGTTGGCAGTATGTGATTAGGGCAAAACAGTTTACAAAATGTTGAATATATTTTGACTATGTCACAGTAAAACACCATGTTATCCTGTTAAACAAACTGTGCTTTGGAGTGAAAAAGTATACACTAACTATAGTAGATGGTAATACAACAGTACTGCCCTGCAAAGGCAGAGAGCATTAACTACTGAAAGTTGAAGAAAGGGCTTAAAGTTTTCAGCTAAACTGGTTAACAGATCAGCAAGCAAGCAGCTTTCCACCTAAAATGTGTTGAAATCAACACATTcttttatttacaatttaatacatttgataAAGTGATTAAAAAGTAGCTTAATCACACAAAACTGGTGAATTCCACTTGAGTCAAAGGCTGAGAAGGCAGTTGCTGCTACTCTGCTAATCTAGGCTAGTTAGCTTTTAGCAGGAGTGGCTAAACTGTTTTTATTCTCCATGACCGGATTAAGTGGCTGGCTTATTTGTGGGATTCCAGACTAGATTACCAAAATGTGAGTTCATTAAAATTGATGGAATCAGAATTACAGGAAACAGCTATGGGTAAATAGAAACTAAATTTAGCTTTAGCCAAGGCTAGCTGCGGCCATGTCACCGGCTAGATTTAACTGCAAATTTACCATGCAGTGAGTCAGACTCTGGTCTTAACTACATTTTGACTGAATATGTAGACACTGCATTTTGGTTTTGAAGGCTAAAGTACTTAAGTGAGGTTAGCCagttatgtaaaataaattgcagtGCTGAAGCACAGGGCTCTCGTTGTCCATTAGTGCCTTGATTACTGTAGAAAGTGCAAATTCAAGGGGACTTTTCCGATTCAAATAAGGGCAACACCTTACTTTTTCAAGGActtcaaaatctttttttaggCTGAATGCACACTCAAATATTCTCAGCTTGacatcagagaggctgctgtgaCAACTGCATTATTTATAGGTTTATAAGACTGGTGCCACAGATATTAGGACACCACAGGGCAGCCTGGTGGATCCAGAATCTAGCGTATGTAAACTCTCCGGACCAGATTTACTAAGGCTTTTGCTCCCGTTTTTCCAAGCGCAAATGTGGCACAAACTCCCAAACACACGTGCTGTATTTAACAGACGCACCAGCCTGGATTTGCAGTTCATGCGTCATTAGTGAGTGTTAGCAAGCTGCGCCTCTCTCCTCATTGCATATGCATTAAAGGGAGGGTCTTGCAAATAACAAGAGGAGGCATGTTAACGGGATGATTAAGTATTCAGCTGGATTTACTGAGGTCACGCTATTTGCAACCGTCAGTTTTGTAGGGAAAATTCTCTGCCTCTGAAAAAAAAGGGCGTACACACAGTGCAGATGGGATTTACAGGAGCCACAAGGACTGTTGTAGTAGCAGAAATAAACGTTTATTAAATCTAGACTAAAATATAACTAAAACCAGGTTATTAGAAATGTTAATGAAGCAATTAGGCTTTAATATCAAACAAACAGTGGACTGGAAATTGGAGTTTGCTTTCATCAAACTTGAATTTAATCTTAGCCATCAATGAACTGTAAAATCACTACAGACTGAactaaacttttatttttcttgttaaaACATCCGAGTGCACACTTGGCTGCATCTACCTCAGTAGTGTGTACCAATAATTTTTGAACGAACATATGAACGTTAATACACATATATAATACACTTCAAAGTGCGGCCACATTCCAATCACATTCAAAAGCACGGCAAATGAGTGAGCTTTGATTTCTAAATGCCCACAGAGATGTGCGGTCAAACCCTCCATTATCCGAGGAGCCAGCCTCTCTCTTACAAACGTGCACCTGGAGGTTAATAAAAAGCTTTTCATACTAAGTGAAGCCTGCCATCAAAGAACAGCTGCTTGACTACAGACCATCAGGCCATCATGacagaggaaaaacacatcaaagaGATCATGTGATGTTGACTTAGAAAGAACATCTGTACTGTATCTTAAGAAAACTTATGGTATGGTCACCAGAATCTGATTCTTTAAAGGCAGTGAGAGTGGATTTACCtgatttgttatagtgtaccatGGAGCTATTCACTGAATAATCTAAGTCATGCTCTACTGTTTAGACATAGTGGGAGTGTGAAAGAAACTTACAAAGCCTCATTGTAAACGGTTCAAGAGTACAGGACACTTACCATCATTTGCTTGTTCTTGGCCATTTTCACCCTACAATGAAAACACAGGACAGGCATATCAGACATCCCCACTGAACCAAAGTGGCGTTTCACCTGCATGTAAAGACTTCTTCCTGTATCTGAATCCTATTACTTCTACTCTGTGACAACACAGTGTCCTGAGCCAGCTCCTCTGCCAAATGTTCTTGGTGTGGGTACAAGCGGCTGTGGCTCaagaggtagagtgggttgcgTGCTAAGAGGTCCGATCCCCCGGCTCCTTTCAGTCTGCATGTCAGAATGTATCCTTCCAGTATCcaggcaagatactgaaccccaacgTGCTCCCGATGGCTGTTCCATCGCTATCCgacgctatacaagtacagaccatttacaaatgttatttatgCCACAAAGCCAAAGCCTTATACCTCAATTAAACTgctaaattagaaaaaaaaaaaaatctacccATGTCAGGCAGTGAGAACTGGCACATTCCCAGAATAAAAATTAAACCTCCACAGGGATTACAAATGTCAGTGGATAATATCTATCAAACAACATCCTGGGTCCGTTTCAAATAGATGGATAAAGCCATCCATCCACCAGTGAATTTTCCACTGAACTCTTTAGATTTATACTTAATCTATGAATGTGTGCTTTTCAGCCCCAAACCAGGCTTTGGCTCTGTTTTGGAAACAGCGCCTGTCAGACTCAATGAGAGGTACCTCTTGTCTCTGGTTCCAGACCAAGGCTGCCCCAGAGTTGTGGATGGTGGTCAGTTCCGGCTGAGGGTTCTTGGGGAAGAGAAGAGGCTGCTGGCACCGCCTAAGCGGGGCAGAGGGCTCCCCACACAGGGTTCCTGTAGGTGCTCCGGCTGGGAaggtaagaaaagaaaagaagattaAAGACTGAGCAGGGTGTAGTGCACTAGCTGTCACGCCAATTTTATTATCTTTGTTGACCAATCGCTTATATTGAAGCAAGACAGGAAACACAAGagacaaatgacaaaacacaacTCAATCTTCAAAGCAGCAGTCTTACCACTCAGACACTAATCCAATTAGCCATAAAGCCACCCGAGACCCCAATGTTTTTGACCCATAAGGCAAACACGCTCGCCACAAGATTCATCTTCTCAGATTTGACAAAACATCAGCTTTATGAGGGAatttgactgaaaaaaaaacacgagGCAAAAAACACTGAGAACCAACAGGAAACATCACAAAATCCGCTTGGGCGTCTGCGACGGACCCAGAAATGTGGTGGAACCCATCCAGGCAGACAACCAGAATGCCAGAACTCACATAACCCTGTAGCGTCTGCATTCTCCTTTAGCAGAAAGAGCATTAAAACCCAGTGTTTGGCCCGCTGTGGGGAAGCAGACTGTACTAACCAAAGCCACATAAGGTAACAGCCCAGAGAGCCAGGGAGGGGACAGACCGTCTTTGTCATGAGGGGAACAACGCTGCTGAAGAAGTGGAGGAGTGGCCATTGTTGTTAAATGGAGTGAAGTGAATCAGCGCTGTTGCCTCGATCACTCAAGAAGAGCTCCTTCATTATCTGGCTCCACATTTCTGAGTCTGGCCAATTCTCTTCTGGACAGTGAGCAACAAATCACAAATGGAAGGGAATTAAACTATATTCATGGGCCAGACAGTGATGCATTATGTTATCATCACTACAACACATAGCCTTCTACTTAACCTTATAGATCTCCTGGGTCCATGATATAGATGTATGATAAGGCTGAGCTCACTGGTCAACAAGCACGAACACAGGAACAGCAgtaatgctgctgctggtagtcTTGGCTTGCTCTCTGATTACAGAGTGCTCATCATGTGGCCAGAAGCTGAGGGCACAAACCAACAGCTCTGGTATCTGAAAACCCTAAAATCCTAACCAAATATAACAATTACATTTGCATAGTTTTTCTATTCAATTTTTAGTTCTTCAAATTTACTAAAAAGGTTTTCCCCTTTACTCCTGCTAAGGCTGggcaataaatacaataatgataattatgtTCATATAAACATATGTTCAATAAAGGTTagcatttaattttcctattaagatatttatattgttgaagaaaagggactgaaaaaagattttacttaattgtactaatttgtggaaaaaacattttatcaattgttttgaatattctacctcagatttgtgaagtgatccacttgtttggcattaagtgtttgtcatgtgctgaccataaagaaaagtttaaaaccacaattaaccatctggtttcttcagttttcCACTCAGGGGCAAAtttctgcctttaaacttgaaagaaataatgatttgacatttatcgtgataattattgacattgaatgatatgaaattttttcattaaattacttttgtcCTTTTCGCCCAGCCATAACTCCTAGTGGTAACCGTGAAGGTACTTTTAGGTTTATTTACTCGGGTTTGGAGATATCAGTTTCTAAGGTTGCTGCAAACTATTAAATGGAATtaaatgtcaataaataaaGCTACTTTTCTACTtgacacaaacatgtatttCCAGAACTAATGTTCTCATCACTCTGGATACAACACAGACCTTGTGAACAGTTCTCATTggaaatctcttttttttgtagaaGAAACAGAAATAGTCCCCCTGCAGATTATCTAGGGTAAACAGGACATTGTCTGAGGCCAAGTAAGGAAATAGATATTTGATATACAATATAACCTCTGTTTATAGTCTATGGAGACCATAGAGTGATCAAAGTGTGACTTAATTGCAACATCTTCCAAGCTCTGTGAGTGTACTCATTGTTGCAAGAGAATGTCTCACTAAAAAAAGGCTAGCAGTATCCGTTAAAGTGGGACAAATCTGAGAAGGCTCCCCCGAACTCAAACCAAGTGATATGAaagatgcttttaaaaaaatatctacACAGGACTGCATGCCAAAGCAAACACACCTGTTCATCTACACTAGGAGTTCATACCCAGGCCAGACAGATCGCACAATGCTTATAAAACCTGTTATAGTAATAAACCTTGCTCATTCAGTCAAAAACAAATATCCTCATCCTCAACTATGAGAAGGCTCCCCCGAACTTGACCCAAGTGAAACAATGCAAGCCGGAAAAAGGCTTCACTGTCAGCAGCTGCCGGCTGTAAAACGTCAGATGCTGAAGTAATGAGTTTAGGATAAATTCTTCATTGTCCACACAACCAGAAAATTTGATACACCGTGTAAACTGTTTTCTACAAATTGGCCAGTGTGAAAACATGTGATCCCTGCCTTTAGTTTAACTTCAACACCCTGAGCTGAAATGCAATCTTACGGCTGTAGGGCTTGAATTTCCCTCTTTACGCACTTTATCAAAACTTTGACCTTCAACCAAACACTGACTATGTGCAGCTCAATTACAAGCAATAAAAGATAAAGCATACTGAAGGGTGAATTATGATTGGCTAAAGCTTTACCTAGATCACAAACATACTGGCAGGCGCAATAATGTCAGACAACATTCATTCTTCATTCAagtctctgtgtctgtatgcTTTCAGGGACCTTGACAACTTAAAGCCATTTACAGGTCTCCAATCCCCTGCTGCAGCCTTCCTTGTGTACTCAAAAATAAAACGTCCTTCTTGTCTATACAACGCCACATATTTCACCAATTGACACATTGTTAACTGacctacccccccccccccttcgaGAGCTGATCCTCATTTAACAAAGCCTAGCTTCAAATTACCCTTATGCAAGCACACCAGGGCTTTTGGCTATTGCACTTGTGGGATGTTCTTTCTGAcaaccaaaatggaaaaatactAAATAACACTACAGTTTGTATTTTTCCCTTGCTCTTGTTAGAAGAATTAATTCCATGGCGCTTTTGGTTACTTAAGGCTTCTGCTAGTTCTATCTAGTTTTGCAAGACTGAACTTGGCTAATACATAAGTGCTTACACGCCCTTCCTGGTGCAAAACTCCaaccattgttaatgttaaagTGTAAATCACAATCATGTTTTCATTCCTTTGGCTCCGATATTGACACAAGAAaggagaatgaatgaatgaacgaACGAACTAAGATAGCTTCGAGTGATTCCAAATTGACTTACTGGGTGGATTGTTCCTCCGATGAGCATGGGGGTCCTCAGGTTCTGCAAAGATGCTGGAGGCCATCTTGCTCTTGCGCTGGGGGGTCGAATCGTCATCTGTGCCGAGGGAGAAGCTCGAATCCCCGCCTGGCGGTCGTAGTACCCTGAAGAGGACAAATGATGGATTATAATGTAATTTGACTGACATTGTGCTATCGTGCTCCCATCAGCCCAGTCTTCAGGCCAAACTAAGCCACATGGTCTTCGAGGCACATGCCACTGATCAGCTGCAgagtgcaaaaaaaaataaaatataaaaggacAACGAAATCAATAGTCAAATAAAACATGAGAGTGCCTCAAGCTACTTACAGCCTTCTCCCTACTCCACCCTAACTCTTTTATAcacatgccacacacacaaaaacgcaCGGGCTACCAGCAAGGTCTCTGGCCTCCAAGTCCCGGCTGTCAGCCTGTTAGACAGACAGTCACAATCTCTGCCCGGCAGCTGACACCAGTCGCATATAATCACAGAGTTAGCTGGCTAGCTGCTGCCTCTCCTCAGCACAGATTCCATTCGAGTGACACAAGAGGGGCTGATGCCTGGTAGCATTGTTATCCCAGTATTAACTAATTTGATGCCCCATTTGGGTCAATATTAAACAAAAGGAGGTGAAAAGTCTGAGGTCCCCAGCTAATATAGGTCACGCAACAAATAGACTGGGGTAAAACAATATAGAAAGCCTTATGCAGACCCATGTATGGTAAACAAAGCCCACTTTCGACCGACATTCCTCCCCCCCGCCAAGCTGAACAAAAAGGAATACGATAATGAGTagggaaacactttttccttGCTGTGCTGAAGGACAGTTGGGGTGGATGACAAATACTGACGTGTTTGCAGAGCCCCTGCTGGAcccctccctctttttttccagcaaactctcctctcctcaggaTCCCTGCAGCCACCAGCTGACACACTGAGCAGCTGTCCAAGGGCCAGGCGGGCAGATGGAGTCCAAAAAACAACTCGAAGGACAACTACAAAGAAAGCAACCAGGGGAAGAAAATCCACACAGCGTGGACTGCACCGGCATGAATTTTCTCAATCAATTCTTGTAAGACGCACACTAATGTCCAATCACACTTGGTTGGCTGTGATAGTAATGCCTAAACCAGACTTCACTTCCCGGCCAGATTGGATGAGCTCATGCTTTCCACATGGACTGCGAAGGGGGAAAAGCCTCTAGCTGTCTGGCAGCAGACCCCACCCTAGAATGAAACAGCAAATAATATCAATGAAGTGGCATTAATGTTTTGTAGCTTCAGGCAGGCGAAGCTAGGGCAGGGAGCTATGGCAGATACAGCTGAGCACCAAAGATGGCATGTCTGATAAGGCAGGGTGGGAGGCTTTTGATGGCCTACTAAGCTTTCAGCCTAATTCTGCGAGACTTGCTGCTGTAGGGGAGGCCAGCAGCAGAAATGACTAGCATCTCGTAAAAGGGGCATTAAGGAGCAAAAGCTAAGAGCTAAGGAAAGATTTACAGGCTTAGCTAGCTCAAAGCCCCCACCCAAGCCCCCGCATCATCATCAGAAAACAGCATGCGACTTCAAAATGCTTAATGACTGACCGAGATGTGACTCGTGCTCACTCAGAAAAGGCTACTAGTACCAGATCCCCCTCAAAATGTGGTGTAACGTTATATGCTCTAAAACCATGCTCTATTATGGAGGCAGCTATAATTTAAAGTCATTTTCTTCGCACTGTTTTCACTGCAAAGGGGCAGGAATGCATCCAGACGAGACGCATCCCTTACTGGAAAGCTATGACTGCGTGCTTGGAGGATGAGTGGCCCTCTTAAGGTGTTTTTCCATGTATATAAAAGATTTAACAGCCCTTGCGCGTCAGACGTAGACAATAGCGTAACGTTAGACATATTAAATGAAACTACAAATGGACGTTATGTCTGACTTTCCCTTAACTTCCAACCAACAATGAGCCCCGTCAGTGATAATGACATGTGCAGACCAAAGTCTCGTCTAGGAGTCTTCCTGCAATCAATCACATATCTGGACTCTTGCTATAGCTGTGAAATCCACAGTTTAACAGAATAAGGTTTAAGTTAACAGTATTCTAAACTCTAAAGAGCAGCAGAAAAAGTTATTTTGTAGTCGACCACAGCCAGACGAGTGCTAACTTTGCTTTGACCACCCCAGAAAATAGATGGAAAAACGTCCTTTCtggtctctctcttttctttcttaaacTCTACATGCtttacattaattaacattactctAGCTACATAGCCCAGTAAGGCTAACTAACTTAGTGCAGCTAAAGGCTAACGTCAACCGTTAGATGGTGCATCAGTAACCCAATGAGATTAACTTAATTAGCAAGACTGTGTGACAGTTTAGCTAAATCCAGACGAATCCACCAGCGGGCTAATGCGAGGTAAAAGGCTGCATTTAAGCAAacgcagggggaaaaaagaggcgTCTGCTAGCTGAGAGGCTTGCATGCATCCCACTTCTTTTGTTCCTCCGTGAAAAAGGTTTTCAGCTTCTTTTACCTGGAACTGCTTTTCGCGCCGGGCTCCATTC is from Micropterus dolomieu isolate WLL.071019.BEF.003 ecotype Adirondacks linkage group LG02, ASM2129224v1, whole genome shotgun sequence and encodes:
- the LOC123987495 gene encoding jupiter microtubule associated homolog 1-like, with the protein product MTTTTTFKGMEPGAKSSSRVLRPPGGDSSFSLGTDDDSTPQRKSKMASSIFAEPEDPHAHRRNNPPTGAPTGTLCGEPSAPLRRCQQPLLFPKNPQPELTTIHNSGAALVWNQRQEGENGQEQANDECPDDVEGEQEEQQKEPQPSAPSGGANAATGSRRNPPGGKSSLILG